In bacterium, a genomic segment contains:
- a CDS encoding MarR family transcriptional regulator — protein MRTASLIHSPVKTRALRIGALLRVPAQAVQRRIIKGLNEAGFGDLRMPHMAVLQYPGPGGIRPGILAERAGMSKQAMNQLLRSLEGLGYIVRSDVPDEGRARVVRLTKRGRAAYSRIYDILGDIEREWSAELGTERFAQLKELLFRVWESPLTR, from the coding sequence ATGCGGACCGCGAGCCTAATACACTCACCGGTCAAAACGAGAGCTCTGCGCATCGGCGCGTTACTGCGTGTTCCTGCGCAGGCGGTCCAGCGGCGCATTATCAAGGGACTGAACGAGGCCGGTTTTGGGGACCTTCGCATGCCGCATATGGCGGTGCTGCAATATCCAGGCCCGGGTGGAATTCGCCCAGGCATTCTCGCTGAGCGCGCAGGCATGAGCAAGCAGGCCATGAACCAGCTCCTTAGGAGCCTCGAGGGTCTCGGTTATATCGTCCGGTCCGACGTACCGGACGAGGGCCGCGCGCGAGTTGTCCGCTTGACCAAGCGCGGCCGCGCCGCATACTCAAGAATCTACGACATTCTAGGCGACATTGAGCGCGAATGGAGCGCTGAACTTGGGACAGAGCGTTTCGCCCAGCTCAAAGAGCTGCTGTTCCGCGTCTGGGAGAGCCCGTTGACCCGTTAG
- a CDS encoding NUDIX domain-containing protein has protein sequence MGALLVRNGAVLLGKRAPTRQLAPDVWDVFGGHVEPGETAEAALARELREELGIYAKQVNLLEVLDDPQLPDGAFPLFVVDEWVGVPFNNSPEEHTEIRWFSLDQIERLPLAHPAYVSLIARVWGNKQVG, from the coding sequence GCTTTGCTCGTGCGGAACGGGGCCGTGCTTCTCGGCAAGCGCGCGCCAACAAGGCAATTGGCTCCGGACGTTTGGGACGTTTTCGGGGGCCACGTTGAGCCGGGCGAGACGGCCGAGGCGGCGCTGGCACGCGAACTTCGCGAGGAATTGGGCATCTACGCAAAACAGGTTAACTTGCTCGAGGTCCTCGATGATCCTCAATTACCGGACGGCGCTTTTCCGCTCTTTGTGGTTGACGAATGGGTTGGAGTACCGTTCAACAATAGTCCTGAGGAGCATACTGAGATTCGCTGGTTCTCACTTGATCAAATAGAGCGTCTCCCGCTTGCGCATCCAGCGTATGTCTCGCTCATAGCGCGGGTCTGGGGGAACAAGCAGGTCGGATGA